tttgtgcaatgggaccgaacattgatgatgacaaattggacattcaagaattcggggaattggccgttccaaattggggagaagatagaaaaatgggaaaaaaaaatttacaaaaactcAGTGCCATCCATCCTTACATTATACATGtaagtgcagtacagtgagcaGAAACAAATCTATATTGAAACCAAGCCTATTAGCCATGTGAGAATCACATGGCTATGTGACATCAGAGTGACAATTTTCACTCTAAATGGTTACAGATTTGGGCAATGGAAATGGCTATTTCAGTCATCGTGATTAAtttctcaaaatgaaatgatgtaaataatgtaatgtgtgtacagTGTCTACAGATTCTTTAATtattacacacacgcacactcatgtacacgcatacatgcatgcctgtgtgcatacacaaacacccaTACAGCAACAGCCTCATAAATGCAcaaacagtgcacacacacatacccctccatacacacacacaaacacacacacacacacacgcacacagaataAGACAGTGAGACAGCATTTAAAGCTTTGCAGAACTATTTGCAGTTTGCAGGGTATTGCCTTATTAGGACATAGATTCCACAAGGTGCTCCCATGCGTGAGGAGCAGAGGGCAGAGCGGAGGGTGTGGCCCACCTGGGCAGGCGTTtggaagagaggggagaaaacCTCCTGTACCATCTTGTCTGTTTTAATCTGTTTCAACAGGCACCTTCCATTCCCCTTACTTCAGTCTCAATCCCCCCGGCACCGACTCCACTCTCTGCGCTATTGTCTATTATgtaacagactttttttttcatcttcttctCATTTCTAAGTCATAAGATTTACAAGGCCAGCCTTAGCCCTAAATCTTCGCGTCTCTGTGTGGTGTCTGATGGACTGATCCATGTGATCTGCTCACTGTGGGCATAAGATGGTCAGCTAGCAGTGTTTTTCCACGCTGCCCATCAGCCTTGGCTTAAATAGAATCTCTTAGGATCTAATATGTGAGGTGAGGTTTGGCTCCACAAGGCAAACGATCGATTGACAGACTCATCCAAAACTGCTGGAGCTGGACCGATTTCTCTCTGCGAAAGCAATTGATGTGCAGTTACCACAAAAAGGCATTGTGGTCGTGAGGTCGAAGTGCCATCTCGGGATTTGTGAACGCGTTCTGGTGGAAAGTGCCTCTTCTTAGCCTCTTTTGATGTTGGGCATTGTAAATCATCCAGAAAACGAGTTCCCCGCTGCGGGGTGAGGAATGGGGCGAGGAATGGGGCCGTGGCTTTCCCAGGGCTGCTCTTTCGGCAGGTCCCGACACGGAGCGCCCCGCTCATCGCCGTTTACTGCGGGACGCCTCTGCTGGCACTCTGCCACGGCTCCTCCCccttatttattcatccatcTTTTTTCACGTCCGCGTAACACGGTTCTCTCTTTCAACAGATGGCATGCCTGCCTGAATATTGTGCAGaagctaaaacaaaaaaaaaaagagaaaaagtcaCGTCTTGGCCAGTGTCCTTTCCATCGGCTCTCACTTCATTAGCTCAGTCTTCACATCCTATTTTGGCAAAACATGCTACCTCTCCTGTGACTAATTCCACAGCAGAGCAAGGTAGGTAGAGTGTTTAATCCCATCATCCTTTGCGGTGAAACTCCTGCCTGAAACAGTGCACCATTGTTCACTCTGCACCCCCCAGCAACTTAATCCACTCatcttttttgtcatgtttgctTGTTTCCATCTGTCCTTGCTGTTCAAATGGATTCCCCCGTTGATGTCACCTGGCAATGCTACCTTTGTGCTACCTTACACTCGCTACAGTGTGGTCATAGCATGCTATAGTCTCTAGCCTGTTTGTTGCAGTTATTGTGCTGCCGCAGGGGAATTTCCTCTCCTTTTGGTGAGTGCTTCATTTCATAGCCCTTGTCCTCAGCCAAACTTCAGAGCTGCTGTTCAGTGCAAATATGTAGGAATGGGGTCTCTTGAGGGTCTCGCACTGCtaaacctgtgtgtgtctgcatgtgtgtctgtgtgtgtgtgtgtgtgtgtgcacatgtgtatgcacCTGTGTATATGCGCACATGTACATGGacgtgtgtgcgcatatgtgcaAGTATGCATGAGCATGCCTGGTTCGCTAATACAATTTTATGTACAGCACATGAGAACTTCTAATgcctttctccttttcctcccaTTCACCCCactttgtctctccctccttttatgtctgttttcattcattcatgctaGTTTGATTCAGTTTGATTTTACAACTATTTACACAAGGAAATACAAGCTGGCAGAGAAAGGGATAGGGGAatagagaggggggtggggtgtaggggagagatggagagtgagatTACCAGTACATGTGACTCCCACAGATCTTCCTCCACCTCTGTGCTTCATACTCTCTTCCCTCCCACGCCTTCCACAGGTGCCACACCCAATCCCCCACTGCCCCGCCTCTCTGCATGGAAAACAGCATTTACGACCAGCAGATTGCAATTAAACCACATGCAGCGACAAGTCAGGACAGATTCCCACCCCtttgatacattttatttaggAATATCTCCCCTGTTTGATCCcatgaaacagaaagacagaaggcTGACTGAAACAGGTTTTCTTGAAAAGTAAAGGGTAGACTGCGCTCGCCCATTGAACCAGTACTAGGATGACCTCATCATTGTGTTTGTGCTaatcttaaaaaatgtttcattcttcACAAATGAAAAGTTCATCTCAGCCTTTCAGTCACATTTTAGATTACCATTGCTGGGCTCCACTTCAGATTACACCTTATACACAGTGAGCTATTTCATGTGCTGCACATACTGTGTAAATGCAGCGAAACATTAGCAATAATCCCCATTACAGGACAAGTGCATTGAAAGCATTAGGTGCAATACTATAAGACTTTATGAATGCATCGTTGCAGTTTGCCTCCTACAAACAATgccatctgtctgttttcactCCATACAGTTATTTGAAACTGTGATGTAAGaacaatattgtaatattgcAATAACACTTCCTTatgaaaaatgttcatttgcaACTTAATTTGTTCTCTTTACTAAAACTCAGAGGCATTGGCCATGGACTGCAAGCCTTCTCAAAGGAGTCAGACACAGCTGCCCATGGCATGACATCGCCACCTAGACGGAGTATGAGGTACAGCACCAGTGCATGAATGCAGTAAAAGTGGAACACTGGGGATCATCAGGGTCAGGAGCAGAATttgtacctgaaaggttgctggtttgattccctgctggggcactgccgttgtactaTGGACAAGGTAATTAACCTGCCTCAGCAAATACACATCTgaataaatgcttaaaattgtaacctttgcaagtagctctggataagagcatctgctaacataacaataataataatgtaatgtaatttaatgtatgtttaaCATAATTCTTCCAGATCATCACAATGCACAATATCTGAATCAAGGCAGGCTTGGGCTGTACTGGAGCATGCAATTAACAATTCTTCTCAATGCAGTGTTGActtatatatatctatatttcttttcattcagtccccttgctgttgtctgttgtcCACTCAGAAGAGCGCTTGCAGGTACAAAAGTGAAAATTCTTAAACAAATGTGCTATGACTGTACAAAAAGAGTATTAAAGATTAACCACTGCAGACATATGGGAAAGGGAGCAGTGTAAAAACCTGGCACAGGTTGACTGCATTTTTGCTTCCCCACCCTTCCTCCAGgagtacaccccccccccctccgtttTTTATCTCGCTGTGTGCCTCTGGGAGAACTAGGCCTGATCTGCTTACACTACCTCTGTACCTGTCCAATAACATGGGAGGATCCCTCCAGCAGTGACAGGTAAATGTGGTGGGTGGGGCCAGGGCAGCGAAAGGGCAGGTgggcccccgcccccctccttgAGCTGGATAGATTTAAGCGGCCGCCCGCAGCAGACTGTCACTCAGAGGGATCTGACTGTCCTTCTAAGTGAGCTCCCTTGCTCCTcgttctctgtgctctctcttcttttccctCTGACACCCCACTCCGTCTCACCATGACCTCTGTAACCAGAACCAGCTTCAGCAGCGGGGGCAGCATGAGCGGCGGTGGCTTCagctctggcttcagctctggCTTCAGCTCCAGCGGCGGCttcggcggcggcggcggcggcggcggcagcatCAGGAGGAGCTTCACCAGCGCCTCTGCCCACGCCGCCCCCCTTGGCAGCAGCCGCATCAGCACCTCCTCGGTCAGGCGCTCGGTTGTTGCGGGCGGTGGCGGGTACGGAATGGGCAGCGGTGGTGGTGGCGGCGGCTTCAGCTACGGCATTAGTGGCGGCGGaggcggcggtggcggcggcggcggcctGGGACTGGGACTGGGACTGGGTGCGGGTTACGGCGGCGGTGCTGGCATTGGGCTGGGTTTCGGTAGCGGTTTGGGCGGGGGTTTCGGTGGCGGTGCCGGCGGCTTTGTGGCCCCCATCACAGCTGTTACAGTCAACCAGAGCCTGCTCGCCCCCCTGAACCTGGAGATCGACCCCAACATCCAGGTCGTCCGCACCCAGGAGAAGGAGCAGATCAAGACCCTCAACAACCGCTTCGCCTCCTTCATCGACAAGGTCAGTCCCATTTTTCACACAATACCTCTGTTGCTGTCATCAAAGGGCCCAGGACTGCTGCTTCTGGCAGGCTAAAGGATGGACGATCAGGCTGTAATCTGTGCTGTCAAAAAACAATTATCATGCCTGATCTGTTTTAGAGTATAAAATGCAAACTACTTATTTTCCACTTGGAGAAGTCTGGTTTGTTCAATTGATTAATGGCTGATGTGTCGCAAAGGCTGTTTGCCGTGTGCTGTTGTTACTGAGCTTCACATATAGACTCTTTTAATTGGCAACCAGTCAATTGGTCGAATTGGTCGATTGGAAcaactttttaaacatttcacaacCGCTGATCTGAAACCATTGATCTAACCACCCCCGAGCTTGCAGAATGTCAAAGATAAGATCTGGAAAAGAGTGATTACAAAATAACAGAGACCAactgaaacacttttttgtttgccttCATTCGAGGGCTGGAAGCAGTATCTGAAGtttgcattaaatatgaaagcACCCGGAGTATTTCCTTTGGCAACCAAATGCATAGTAATTATCTCAGGTCTCTGTgtccgtgggggggggggtgagtttGGATGAGTTTGGAAACCCTAGCCTTGCCAGATCCTGTGACTGCTGCTGCTATCTAAATAAGGGTGGAGATCAGGTTATCACCTGTTCCCAGGCAGCcagttctctctgtctctgtttaaaTAGCCAGGGGGCAAATATCTCTCCATACCTCATAGGTGGGCAGAACCAGACAACTGTATGCCGTGCTTAGCCGTTTTCAGATGCGAGCTGAGTCCAACTCAGCAGCCTCCACCAAGGAGGGGCCCCCGATATGCCCTCGCCCTCACCCTCGCCTCAGACGCTTTCTTCTGCCGTCCCTAGAGAACACAATAAACAACACACATTACCCTAAAATAAAGGCCGCATCTCCTGGCAAAACTACACaggaaaagcaggaaaaaagaaaacagccacACCTTTGCTGTGAAAATGCGTAGTCAGCTGTCGTGCAGCTGCGAACCACACCTTTGCTCATGGGAAAGATGAATGAACGTATCCTTTTACATGGAGGCAGTATGTGAAAGCAGATCATTCAGTGTGTAATTTTAAGCGTAGGAATAAGCCATCATTGAAGCCTTCAATATTGTTACAGcatctttcttttaaaagatATTGCAGCATGAAGGATGGGCAGGAAAATATTCTGTAACTGCATACTTTTTCAATGTCTTCTTCAAGGTGTTATTAGTGGAGAGGAAGATTAGGATCTAAcacatgaattaattaaaaCCCAGTGTAATGATTCAAAGGGGAATGGGGTAATTGCCATTGGCTTTTTTCCAACAGTTTGGTTAGGTGTGGCAAGTCTAGGCAAGACTGCTCAGATCTGTGCTGCCACACCTCTATGGGTGTGCCCTGGGCCCTGCCCATATCCCTCCCAGCTATGTCAAGTTGAAGGAATTTTTTGAGAACGTTAGATGTGAGCAAGAACAGTCAGGACATGTTTAAAACTTGCGATAGTTTATGTGATGGTTCACAAAGAGCTCTCTCAAAGATTCCTCCAGCCACAACAGCTAACTGTGGAATTCATCATGTTTGCCCAACCCCTGCAGCAACACCTTGGCAACAGCCAACCAGAACTGAAAGAGCAGCCAGAATGAGCCCATCCCTCTGCTGAGGGTGTGGCACAGAGCAGTTATACCCAGGGGcaagacaaattaaaatgagtggcttaatttttaatgagtagtcaaaacaaacaacaagaaaTTTCTTATTCATCCTAAGTTTTTATCCCCATATTATTCTCGTGTAACCCCTGCGATGGTTTCTCTCCCCACCCACAGGTACGTTTCctggaacagcagaacaagatGCTCGAGACCAAATGGAGCCTGCTCCAGGACCAGACCACTACCCGCTCCAACATTGATGGCATGTTCGAGGCTTACATCGCAAACCTACGCAGACAACTGGACAACCTGGGCAATGAGAAGGTCAAGCTGGAGGGAGAGCTGAAGAACATGCAGGGCCTGGTGGAGGACTTCAAGAACAAGTGAGTAATGACAGTCCCATCAGTCATGTACCAATAATCCTGTTCAGATTTGACTTGAATGGGAGCTGATCTCTACTCACCACCAGCGCTTTACTTCTGTGAGAATCCACCCATTAGTCAAGATGAGCAAGCAATGCAATTTTTCAGGTGAAGTCATAGGTTGAGTTTCTCAGATGGCAACAGTTTGTACCTCTTAACAAGCAGAGGTTTTGCCTGGTTCCTAATAGTAAGTAAAGCaagtaaataaagcaaaatttCTTTGATTTACTCCTGCAGATATGAAGATGAAATCAACAAGAGAGCTGCAGTGGAGAATGAATTTGTCCTGCTCAAGAAGGTAAAACACTTTAACtagatctgtttttttcagccaaCGCTTCAGTTTTTCATCCAACGTCAAGTGGCATTAGCCTAAGCCCCCTCTGTGAATCCAACTCTTCTCTTTCAGGACGTTGACGGTGCCTACATGACCAAGGTAGAACTGGAAGCCAGAGTTGACGCTCTTCAGGATGAAATCAACTTCCTCAGGGCCATCTATGAAGAGGTAAGCTCCGCTCGTGGCAAAACCCCAAGGCAGCTTGAGGCATGATCTTTACAGCCTCCTCTATTCTGTGCAATGTTTCCATGAATACTTTCACTGTCAGCAAATACAtctcttcttctttctgtgATCACCGCAGGTCCTaactcattttttctctctccctcttatcCTCTCCCTTTTCAGGAGCTGCGTGAGCTGCAGGGCCAGATCAAGGACACCTCAGTAATAGTGGAGATGGACAACAGCCGCAACCTGGACATGGATGCCATCGTGGCCGAAGTGCGCGCCCAGTATGAGGACATCGCCAACCGCAGCCGCGCCGAAGCCGAGACATGGTACAAGCAGAAGGTGAGCTTTAAGATCTCCACATCTcatccctctctgctggcagtCAAAGCCTGAGCGAAGAAGGATAGATGTCTGGAGGATCTCTGACATGttccacttctctctctcaccttgtcAAGTTTGAGGAGATGCAGACCTCTGCGGGCAAATTTGGTGATGATCTGCGCTCGACCAAGGCCGAGATTGCCGAGCTGAACCGCATGATCAGCCGTCTGCAGAACGAGATCGAGTCCGTCAAGGCACAGGTGAGACATCGAGCTCATGCTGTTACTTTTAGAGGATCCGTAGGGCTTCTGAAATACAAAGGTGGTGAGAATCCCTTGCTGCAAGTGTTGCAGTGTCCTTCAATGCCTGCTAACTGTCATACGGTGGCACAAAAGACACTCCTTTGAAGCCCTCCTGTTTGCAATAGCGTACCACCCTGGAGGCCCAGATCGCTGAGGCCGAGGAACGCGGGGAGCTGGCAGTGAAAGATGCCAAGCTCCGCATCAAGGACCTGGAGGAAGCCCTGCAGAGAGCCAAGCAGGACATGGCCCGCCAGGTGCGTGAGTATCAGGAGCTGATGAACGTCAAGCTGGCCCTGGACATCGAGATCGCCACCTACAGGAAGCtgctggaaggagaggagatCAGGTGAGCAGGGttgtagcagtagtagtagtagccatatattttttttaatggggaaaCAGGAAAGAAGACAGAGGCTTTGTTGACTTGAACattaattaatgattaatgcCCATCAGCCTCAAACTGCTGTGTAAAAAGCCTTTTCAAATCTCTCCCAAAGACTGTCCTCTGGTGGAGCAACTGCTACTATCCATGTTCAGTCTTCTGGCggtggtggcggcggcggcggtggtGAGTACCCCACTTTATAAATGACTTACTCTGAGATTAACCAGCATTCATGGCGAAGATTAGGACACTGCTGTGAAGTATTCATTCTGTTCAGAAATCTGTCCAGTTCAACATGGACAAGACATTCGCTATAAGTAGCTGGATCAATGATCGATTTGTCCGCTTCCTTTCTCTGAGCTTCAAAGACCTGCAGAAAGAAATTTGATGtctctgttaaaaaaataaaacacaacaaaaaggcATTAGACACAGAATAGCCTCCTGAGGAGGAAGCAACAGGCTGACGATGGGGGTGGTTTGGAGGGTCGTCCTCAGGAGCCGTTGTGTGACGAACTCACCTCTGTGCATGCAGGATACGGCCTGGAGAGCGCTGGAGGTGGCTTCGGCTATGGATCGGGCGGCGGAATGTCCCTGGCTCTGGGTGGCGgaggtggcggcggcggcggcggtggaTTTGGCTacggcagcggcagcagcattTCCATGAGCGGAGGCGGCGGAGGCTTCGGGGCCAGCAGCATCGGAGGGGGAATCTCCATGTCCCGGTCCGCTGTGGTCTCCAGCTCCAGACGCCTTTACTAAAGACAacaccctcctccctccttccctccccctttcctctcctccctcagaaCCTGCCTAGCACACCTCTCCATAATCGGGAATAGTCCTGACCTTCGCTCAATTGGTCCTACTTTCACCAGCTGAGTACAGGGCACCTATTGGTCCCTCCAAACCTGGAAAGGGCTTTTATATATTTCACAAGCACTCAATACAATTCAGTGAACCACTTGCTCATTgcatttaggaaaaaaaatatgaacagacaaaaaaaaatcagactcaGTTCAGGTCATGGACTGTGACCGGGATCAATAGATGGCTCTCCTGCACTTCCTTGCTCATTCAAAGAATCAGAACTAACAGAAACCACAATATAATGGGATGTCAAGTATtatctttctgtttgtttatttttgtgtgcgtgtaccATTTTCTTTCTAAAACAGCCTTCCTTCACTTACGTATATCtgatttcaaaaaagaaatagaGAATGAGAGACAAGCAGCCGTGATGAATCCTGTCAGATCCCTTATTATCAGCCTGGCTGCTTGTTTGCTGCTCCAGAacacaaaaatgagaaaaagacagTGCTACCCAGTCTCTGCAACAGCAAGGGTGACAGTACCACAGTAACACCCCGTCCTGTTGCATTTAAAGagtaaaaaagcagaaaaagtcTGGTAATAGCcctgtgtttttctcctccaaaagctgagacagaggagagacaagTGGCAGTATGACCTCAGAATCTGTAGGCCTCTGTCCTCTCCGCCTTAAGCTTGGTTGTGTTTTGTATCAACAAAAGCAGTCTTTCTGAGTTAGAAACTAAGCGGTGACCCTCCCATTGAAGAGGCAGTCTGTACTGAAGTAGGTCTGAGAAACCTTCAGGGTTGAATTTCTCTCTATACTTTTTTCCTCATCTCCCAGGGATGTTGGGTTCACCAGAGaggttttaaaaatggctttgttttgctttcattgtaTTTCGCTTAAATAACAAAAGGCTGACCTCTGTAACCAGATTTAATGACATGCAATTGACTGTGTAACaccaaaaacatgaataaatctGAGTTCCTTAAGTCTTGACTACAGCCTCTTATTCCAGTTAGACTTAAACCATTTTATGGCTTTATCTGCTATGTGTTTTCATTGAgctgcatttttccattttgcataTGTGAAGTCATCTTGTCTTTGTCAGGTGCTTAGATCATACTGTAGAAACAATCATTAAGAAGAAGCTGATAATATAACAGTTTCATATGCACAACTTACAGTAGTCAATGCTATTTAATATCAAAAGACTTCGTTCAGGGTGAGTTATAAAATATGCCTTTAAACCATCCGACCATCAGAACTACAAAAACAACTTCTTGTTGGAGATTCATATTGGCTATCATTAAAACCTGACCTTTAAAATGGTGTGTCTTGTTAGTTCTTGAAGTCCTGAAAGTTTtgaagaggaaaggaaaaaatgctAAGCATATTACAGAGGAAGAACCTGGTTATTGGTAACTGTTTTGAGAGAAAGATCAGAGAGTGTTCATAACGATCTCACAGCTTTCGGAGGGGAATGGAGGAGAGTTACAGAATGTCTATAATGTCATTTCAGAAGGTCTAACGTGTAtaacatgaatgaaacatgGAACTGGggatttaaatgtaaaatatgtttaagttggtgaaaatgctgtcagagaAGACTGGAAAACCTGGAATCTGACAGGAATAGAGAAGAAACAAAGCCATCTACATGGAAGCAATAAAAACTATTGAGACATATGAGGATCCAGACATGAAAGAGAAAGCTGAAGAGAAAACCAGAATGGACCCAACTCAGAACCTTGGCAAGAAAGGGTGATGATCAGAGCAAAGCAGTGGAAAATTGAATAAGGAAACTACAATataatgaaaatcaaacaatatacattatatatacatacaataaatgtaattaatgtataatgtacaaaaacaatTGATAATGAGCTCAAGATTATAAAGACAGAACAACTGGGGGGATATCCCACTATACCGTCATCACAGAAGAATaatataactgaataaataatttttatttattaatcattttttttggaTCAGATCATTCTTGGTGATACTGGCAGTTATGCATGTTTCTGGACTGCATATGTCCTTAAATGAACTGTAACTTAGCCTTTGTGTGTTATCAAGAATTATAATGCAACAGAGATGACAAGAGTTGCTCTACAGCAAAATCAGATTTTGACAAGAGTGTTCATGCCACTAATCTCAGTCACTCAACAGGTAACTTGTGGATTCTCTGCCAAGGCCAACTCTGCTGTGAACACAGTGCACATGCCTAATGCTACTACCCATcagttttttgacatgtttggtTGAATGTGGACTCCTGAAAAGTCACCACCTGTCAAATCTACACACTTTTCTGGCTTACTCCTATATCATGTATTAGTCTGGTAATGGAACACTGTCAACAAGGATCATTGTGGAGTACTAAACATCTCTCTGTAGGAGCTGAGACACAGAAGTATACAGAGGTGTGATGGAAGTACAGTGGGAAActccctgctcctccaggcCATTTATCCACCTTCTGCCAGTTTCACTGACCCTGTCTGTTCCTGTCTGAGCCGGGGAACCCAGAAGCTCTGGAGATCCAGAGTATCATGTTATCACAAGTAACAGGGAGAATGGCAGCTGCCATTCTCTTCAGCTGCCCTAGAATATTTTCTCAAAGTCCTTTTTCCCTGTTGTGGTTTAACATATACACTGTGTATGTTAACACTGTAGTTTGCAAATGTTTGGGGTGGAACAGTAATTTAATGTCTTAATGGATCTGAAAATATAGTGTTTCTATATGGCAAGGCAAagtaaaaatgttcattaatgCTGCTTTGAATCTGGATCTGCTTCTTTCACTGATAATCTTAttctaaaaacaaatttgttttcaaatttaatGCAGAAGCTTGCGCAGTTATGGTTGTTAATTCAGAACATCCTCAGATCCCTATCTCTTACCTCTTTAAttacactgccctctagtgtacaaaacaaattcagcacTCAGATGACATAACCATATTCTGAACTTTTCCATTACAATGAGGCCCCTCAGGTGCCCCCAGGAGAAACAAAAGTCCTGAGATTGTTCTTTAAACCAATCTGGAACCTGTGTGCATTACACAACCAAGTGAATGAAGGATTCTAAAGAAATACTCCTTGTAGTTACTTTTTCCAGGAAGCCAAAAAGTAGCCGCTAAATGACATCACTTACACCTGCTCTGATTAAGCCCAAAAGTCTTTTTATGATCACTGTGATCAGGTGAGTCCTTTTGATATACTGTGGTGCAgctacacacataaacactttGAATTCAATACaataattacatgaaaaa
This portion of the Megalops cyprinoides isolate fMegCyp1 chromosome 7, fMegCyp1.pri, whole genome shotgun sequence genome encodes:
- the krt5 gene encoding keratin, type II cytoskeletal 5, producing MTSVTRTSFSSGGSMSGGGFSSGFSSGFSSSGGFGGGGGGGGSIRRSFTSASAHAAPLGSSRISTSSVRRSVVAGGGGYGMGSGGGGGGFSYGISGGGGGGGGGGGLGLGLGLGAGYGGGAGIGLGFGSGLGGGFGGGAGGFVAPITAVTVNQSLLAPLNLEIDPNIQVVRTQEKEQIKTLNNRFASFIDKVRFLEQQNKMLETKWSLLQDQTTTRSNIDGMFEAYIANLRRQLDNLGNEKVKLEGELKNMQGLVEDFKNKYEDEINKRAAVENEFVLLKKDVDGAYMTKVELEARVDALQDEINFLRAIYEEELRELQGQIKDTSVIVEMDNSRNLDMDAIVAEVRAQYEDIANRSRAEAETWYKQKFEEMQTSAGKFGDDLRSTKAEIAELNRMISRLQNEIESVKAQRTTLEAQIAEAEERGELAVKDAKLRIKDLEEALQRAKQDMARQVREYQELMNVKLALDIEIATYRKLLEGEEIRLSSGGATATIHVQSSGGGGGGGGGYGLESAGGGFGYGSGGGMSLALGGGGGGGGGGGFGYGSGSSISMSGGGGGFGASSIGGGISMSRSAVVSSSRRLY